The following proteins are co-located in the Saccharomycodes ludwigii strain NBRC 1722 chromosome V, whole genome shotgun sequence genome:
- the SEN15 gene encoding Sen15p (similar to Saccharomyces cerevisiae YMR059W | SEN15 | Splicing ENdonuclease), translating into MSDQLTPTIVKNGLEEYTLDAEDVSKRKNINNKEICIDFVVESVYLNLKYFLNWQNVKIYKICNSNVNILSGLNTALGKEDAAPQREYVFPVHIKSKKVTDAILYQIYTEIAPVNFFHLGILSEDGTVVYYRVHKGLQKPQK; encoded by the coding sequence atgtCAGATCAATTGACCCCTACTATAGTGAAAAACGGTTTAGAAGAATATACCCTTGATGCAGAAGATGtatcaaaaagaaaaaacatcaacaacaaagaaatTTGTATTGATTTTGTTGTCGAATCAGTATATTTAAACTTGAAATATTTCCTGAATTGgcaaaatgttaaaatatataaaatatgcAATTCCaatgtaaatatattatctGGGCTTAATACTGCGTTAGGAAAAGAAGATGCTGCTCCACAGAGAGAGTATGTTTTCCCTGTCCATattaaaagcaaaaaagTTACTGATGCTATATTATATCAAATCTATACAGAGATAGCCCCTgtcaattttttccatttgGGTATATTAAGTGAAGATGGTACTGTTGTTTATTATAGGGTACATAAGGGTTTGCAAAAACCTCAAAAATGA